A part of Dasypus novemcinctus isolate mDasNov1 chromosome 7, mDasNov1.1.hap2, whole genome shotgun sequence genomic DNA contains:
- the STK36 gene encoding serine/threonine-protein kinase 36 isoform X5 — protein MRKVETGDQQVVALKFIPKLGRSEKELRNLQREIEIMRGLRHPNIVHMLDSFETDKEVVVVTDYAEGELFQILEDDGKLPEDQVQAIAAQLVSALYYLHSHRILHRDMKPQNILLAKGGGIKLCDFGFARAMSTNTMVLTSIKGTPLYMSPELVEERPYDHTADLWSVGCILYELAVGTPPFYTTSIFQLVSLILKDPVRWPSTISPCFKNFLQGLLTKDPQQRLSWPDLLYHPFIAGRVTKLQVLKDEQAHRLAPKGSQSRILRQACKRMAEEAKQKNQQNAEPALDQEDGTSKVAPGTASPPRLRATLQEPGLLAGILASEMKNNWAEWEAPPAPREHQIIQDCERTFPELRPEMVGQGSIDTVDLENEPQDPDSDDEWQNLLDTVEPVPIQLKTPLTLLCNPDFCQRIQSQLQEAGGQILKGILEGASLILPALRVLSSLLSSCSDYVPLYSFCREAGLPGLLLSLLKHSQESNSIQQQSWYGAFLRDLMAVIQAYFACTFNLERSQTNDSLQVFQEAANLFLDLLGKLLAQADDSEQTLRRDSLMCFTVLCEAMDGNSQANSKAFYSSLLTTQRAVLDGLLHGLTVPQLPFHTPPGAPQVSQPLREQNEDLPGAISSALAAMCTAPVGLPGCWEAKEQVSRHLAYQLTEDSNQLRPSIISGLQHPILCLHLLKVLYSCCYVSESLCRLLGQEPLALESLLMLVQGKVKVVDWEESTEVTLYLLSLLVLRLQELPSGMEKLGSEIAALFTHSHVVSLVSAAACLLGQLGQQGVTFDFQPTEWIAAATHALSAPAEVRLTPPGGCGFYDGLLILLLHLLTQQGKASLIRDVASSEMWTILWHRFSMALRLPEEVSTQEEELSSSSPQSSEPDWTLISPQGMAALLSLAVVTFTQEPQLCLSHLSQHGSILMSTLKHLLSPRFLHLLGQAPHGSEFLPAVVLSVCQLLCFPFALDVDADLLVGILADLRDSEVAAHLLQVCCHHLLLPQVELPISLLTHLGLTDPTSLSQFVSTVAASPSTSISFLSVALLGDQPLLTSDLLTLLAHTARVLSPSHLSFIQELLAGSDESYRPLRCLLGHPENCVRARTYGLLGHLLQHSMALRGALQSQPGLLNLLLLGLGDKDPAVRRSASFAVGNAAYQAGPLGPALAAAVPSMTQLLEDPQAGIRRNAASALGNLGPEGLGEELLQCQVPQRLLEMACGDPQPNVKEAALIALRSLRQEPCIHQVLVSLGASEKLALLALGNQLLPHSGSGPRPASAKHCRKLIYLLRPTHSM, from the exons ATGAGGAAAGTGGAGACCGGAGACCAGCAG GTGGTGGCCCTGAAGTTCATTCCAAAGCTGGGGCGCTCAGAGAAGGAGCTGAGGAACCTGCAACGAGAGATTGAGATCATGCGGGGTCTGCGGCATCCTAACATTGTGCACATGCTTGACAGCTTTGAGACTGACAAAGAG gtggtggtggtgacagaCTATGCTGAAGGAGAGCTGTTTCAGATTCTGGAAGATGATGGGAAACTTCCTGAAGACCAG GTCCAGGCCATTGCTGCCCAGTTGGTGTCAGCCCTGTACTATCTGCACTCCCACCGCATCCTGCACCGAGACATGAAGCCTCAGAACATCCTCCTTGCCAAGGGTGGTGGCATCAAACTCTGTGATTTTGG ATTTGCCCGGGCTATGAGCACCAACACGATGGTGCTGACCTCCATCAAAGGCACCCCACTGTATATGTCTCCAGAGCTGGTGGAGGAGCGACCGTACGATCACACGGCAGACCTCTGGTCTGTGGGCTGCATACTGTATGAGCTGGCTGTAGGCACCCCCCCGTTCTATACCACGAGCATCTTTCAGTTGGTCAGCCTCATTCTCAAGGACCCTGTGCGCTGGCCTTCCACGATTAGCCCCTGCTTCAAG AACTTCCTACAGGGTCTGCTCACCAAGGATCCCCAGCAGCGTCTGTCCTGGCCAGACCTCTTATATCATCCCTTCATTGCCGGCCGTGTCACCA AACTTCAGGTCCTAAAGGATGAACAGGCCCATCGGCTGGCCCCCAAGGGCAGTCAGTCTCGTATCTTGCGTCAGGCCTGCAAGCGCATGGCAGAGGAGGCCAAGCAGAAG AATCAACAGAATGCAGAACCTGCCCTTGACCAAGAGGATGGGACCAGCAAGGTGGCTCCAGGCACAGCCTCACCACCCAGGCTACGGGCCACCCTTCAGGAACCAGGCCTCTTGGCTGGGATCCTGGCCTCAGAAATGAAGAACAACTGGGCTGAGTGGGAGGCCCCACCTGCACCTCG GGAACACCAGATCATCCAGGATTGTGAACGAACATTCCCAGAGCTGAGGCCAGAGATGGTGGGCCAAGGGAGCATTGATACAGTGGACCTAGAAAACGAG CCTCAGGACCCAGACAGTGATGATGAGTGGCAAAACCTGCTGGACACCGTTGAGCCTGTGCCCATTCAACTGAAGACCCCTCTCACCCTGCTGTGCAACCCTGACTTCTGCCAGCGCATCCAGAGTCAGCTGCAAGAGGCTGGAGGACAG ATCCTGAAAGGCATCCTAGAGGGTGCTTCCCTCATCCTCCCTGCGCTCCGGGTCCTCAGCAGTCTTCTGTCCAGCTGCAGTGACTATGTTCCCTTGTATTCCTTCTGCCGTGAGGCAGGGTTGCCTGGGCTGCTACTCAGCCTCCTCAAGCACAGCCAGGAGAGCAACAGCATCCAGCAG CAATCTTGGTATGGAGCCTTCTTGCGGGATCTAATGGCTGTGATTCAGGCCTACTTTGCCTGCACCTTTAATCTGGAGAGGAGCCAGACAAATGACAG CCTGCAAGTGTTTCAGGAGGCTGCCAACCTCTTTCTGGACCTGCTGGGGAAACTGCTGGCCCAAGCTGATGACTCTGAGCAGACTTTGCGGAGGGACAGCCTTATG TGTTTTACTGTTCTGTGTGAAGCCATGGACGGGAACAGCCAGGCCAACTCCAAAGCCTTTTACTCCAGCCTGCTGACTACGCAGCGGGCTGTACTGGATGGGCTCCTTCATGGCTTGACAGTTCCACAGCTCCCTTTCCACACGCCTCCAG GAGCCCCTCAAGTGAGCCAGCCACTGCGGGAACAGAATGAGGATTTACCTGGAGCCATTTCCTCTGCCCTGGCAGCCATGTGCACTGCTCCTGTGGGGCTGCCTGGCTGCTGGGAAGCCAAGGAGCAG GTCTCTCGGCATTTGGCATATCAATTGACTGAAGACAGCAACCAGCTGCGGCCATCCATCATCTCAGGCCTGCAGCATCCTATCCTCTGCCTGCACCTTCTCAAG gTTCTCTATTCCTGCTGCTACGTCAGCGAGAGCTTGTGCCGTCTTCTAGGGCAAGAGCCCCTGGCCCTGGAGTCACTGTTGATGTTGGTCCAGGGCAAG GTGAAAGTAGTGGATTGGGAAGAGTCAACTGAAGTGACACTCTACCTCCTCTCCCTTCTTGTCCTTCGACTCCAAGAGCTGCCTTCTGG GATGGAGAAGCTAGGCAGTGAGATTGCAGCTCTCTTTACCCATTCACACGTTGTGTCTCTTGTG AGTGCAGCAGCCTGTCTATTGGGACAGCTTGGTCAGCAAGGGGTGACCTTTGACTTTCAGCCCACGGAATGGATAGCTGCAGCTACACATGCCCTGTCTGCCCCTGCAGAG GTGCGGCTGACTCCACCAGGTGGCTGTGGGTTCTATGATGGCCTCCTCATCCTTCTGCTGCATCTCCTCACCCAG CAGGGGAAGGCTAGCTTGATAAGGGATGTGGCTAGCTCAGAAATGTGGACCATTCTGTGGCACCGCTTCTCCATGGCCCTGAGGCTACCCGAGGAGGTATCTACACAGGAAGAAGAACTGTCCTCATCCAGTCCACAAAGTTCAGAGCCAGACTGGACACTGATCTCACCCCAAG GCATGGCAGCCCTGCTGAGTCTGGCTGTGGTCACCTTCACCCAGGAGCCTCAGTTATGCCTGAGCCACCTGTCCCAGCATGGCAGTATCCTCATGTCCACCCTGAAGCACCTGCTTTCCCCCAGATTCCTACATCTGCTGGGCCAGGC GCCTCATGGGTCTGAGTTTCTCCCGGCTGTGGTACTCTCTGTCTGCCAGCTCCTTTGCTTCCCTTTTGCCCTGGATGTTGATGCTGACCTCCTTGTAGGTATCTTGGCTGACCTCAGGGATTCAGAGGTTGCAGCCCACCTGCTGCAG GTCTGTTGCCATCATCTTCTTTTGCCACAAGTTGAGCTGCCCATCAGCCTCCTCACACACCTGGGACTGACAGATCCCACCTCTCTCAGCCAGTTTGTGAGCACAGTGGCTGCCTCGCCTAGCACCAGCATCTCATTCCTCTCAGTTGCCCTCCTGGGTGACCAGCCACTGCTAACCTCTGACCTTCTCACCCTGCTGGCTCACACAGCCCGAGTACTGTCTCCCAGCCACTTGTCCTTTATCCAGGAGCTCCTGGCTGGCTCCGATGAATCCTATCGGCCCCTCCGCTGCCTCCTGGGCCACCCAGAAAACTGTGTGCGGGCCCGCACTTATGGGCTCCTGGGACACTTGCTCCAACACAGCATGGCCCTGCGTGGGGCACTGCAGAGCCAGCCTGGACTGCTTAACCTCCTGCTGCTGGGGCTTGGCGACAAGGACCCTGCCGTGCGGCGCAGTGCCAGCTTTGCTGTGGGCAATGCAGCCTACCAAGCTGGACCTCTGGGACCTGCCCTGGCAGCTGCAGTGCCCAGTATGACCCAGCTGCTTGAAGATCCTCAGGCTGGTATCCGGCGCAATGCTGCATCAGCCCTGGGAAACTTGGGGCCTGAGGGACTAGGGGAGGAGCTGCTACAGTGCCAAGTACCCCAGCGGCTACTTGAGATGGCATGTGGAGACCCCCAGCCAAATGTGAAGGAGGCCGCCCTCATTGCCCTCCGGAGCCTCAGGCAGGAGCCCTGCATCCATCAG GTGCTGGTGTCCCTGGGTGCCAGTGAGAAATTAGCCCTACTCGCTCTGGGAAACCAGTTACTACCGCACAGTGGCAGCGGTCCCAGGCCTGCCTCTGCCAAACACTGCAGGAAACTCATTTACCTCCTGAGGCCAACCCACAGCATGTGA
- the STK36 gene encoding serine/threonine-protein kinase 36 isoform X8: MRKVETGDQQVVALKFIPKLGRSEKELRNLQREIEIMRGLRHPNIVHMLDSFETDKEVVVVTDYAEGELFQILEDDGKLPEDQVQAIAAQLVSALYYLHSHRILHRDMKPQNILLAKGGGIKLCDFGRYQRSNLGSHTWEAGAQPPELQPLPQNFLQGLLTKDPQQRLSWPDLLYHPFIAGRVTIITEPAAPDLGTPFTSRLPPELQVLKDEQAHRLAPKGSQSRILRQACKRMAEEAKQKNQQNAEPALDQEDGTSKVAPGTASPPRLRATLQEPGLLAGILASEMKNNWAEWEAPPAPREHQIIQDCERTFPELRPEMVGQGSIDTVDLENEPQDPDSDDEWQNLLDTVEPVPIQLKTPLTLLCNPDFCQRIQSQLQEAGGQILKGILEGASLILPALRVLSSLLSSCSDYVPLYSFCREAGLPGLLLSLLKHSQESNSIQQQSWYGAFLRDLMAVIQAYFACTFNLERSQTNDSLQVFQEAANLFLDLLGKLLAQADDSEQTLRRDSLMCFTVLCEAMDGNSQANSKAFYSSLLTTQRAVLDGLLHGLTVPQLPFHTPPGAPQVSQPLREQNEDLPGAISSALAAMCTAPVGLPGCWEAKEQVSRHLAYQLTEDSNQLRPSIISGLQHPILCLHLLKVLYSCCYVSESLCRLLGQEPLALESLLMLVQGKVKVVDWEESTEVTLYLLSLLVLRLQELPSGMEKLGSEIAALFTHSHVVSLVSAAACLLGQLGQQGVTFDFQPTEWIAAATHALSAPAEVRLTPPGGCGFYDGLLILLLHLLTQQGKASLIRDVASSEMWTILWHRFSMALRLPEEVSTQEEELSSSSPQSSEPDWTLISPQGMAALLSLAVVTFTQEPQLCLSHLSQHGSILMSTLKHLLSPRFLHLLGQAPHGSEFLPAVVLSVCQLLCFPFALDVDADLLVGILADLRDSEVAAHLLQVCCHHLLLPQVELPISLLTHLGLTDPTSLSQFVSTVAASPSTSISFLSVALLGDQPLLTSDLLTLLAHTARVLSPSHLSFIQELLAGSDESYRPLRCLLGHPENCVRARTYGLLGHLLQHSMALRGALQSQPGLLNLLLLGLGDKDPAVRRSASFAVGNAAYQAGPLGPALAAAVPSMTQLLEDPQAGIRRNAASALGNLGPEGLGEELLQCQVPQRLLEMACGDPQPNVKEAALIALRSLRQEPCIHQVLVSLGASEKLALLALGNQLLPHSGSGPRPASAKHCRKLIYLLRPTHSM; this comes from the exons ATGAGGAAAGTGGAGACCGGAGACCAGCAG GTGGTGGCCCTGAAGTTCATTCCAAAGCTGGGGCGCTCAGAGAAGGAGCTGAGGAACCTGCAACGAGAGATTGAGATCATGCGGGGTCTGCGGCATCCTAACATTGTGCACATGCTTGACAGCTTTGAGACTGACAAAGAG gtggtggtggtgacagaCTATGCTGAAGGAGAGCTGTTTCAGATTCTGGAAGATGATGGGAAACTTCCTGAAGACCAG GTCCAGGCCATTGCTGCCCAGTTGGTGTCAGCCCTGTACTATCTGCACTCCCACCGCATCCTGCACCGAGACATGAAGCCTCAGAACATCCTCCTTGCCAAGGGTGGTGGCATCAAACTCTGTGATTTTGG gaggtaccagagatcgaacctaggatctcatacatgggaagcaggtgctcaaccacctgagctacaaccactcccccAG AACTTCCTACAGGGTCTGCTCACCAAGGATCCCCAGCAGCGTCTGTCCTGGCCAGACCTCTTATATCATCCCTTCATTGCCGGCCGTGTCACCA TAATAACCGAACCAGCAGCCCCAGATTTGGGCACCCCATTTACCAGTCGCCTACCCCCAGAACTTCAGGTCCTAAAGGATGAACAGGCCCATCGGCTGGCCCCCAAGGGCAGTCAGTCTCGTATCTTGCGTCAGGCCTGCAAGCGCATGGCAGAGGAGGCCAAGCAGAAG AATCAACAGAATGCAGAACCTGCCCTTGACCAAGAGGATGGGACCAGCAAGGTGGCTCCAGGCACAGCCTCACCACCCAGGCTACGGGCCACCCTTCAGGAACCAGGCCTCTTGGCTGGGATCCTGGCCTCAGAAATGAAGAACAACTGGGCTGAGTGGGAGGCCCCACCTGCACCTCG GGAACACCAGATCATCCAGGATTGTGAACGAACATTCCCAGAGCTGAGGCCAGAGATGGTGGGCCAAGGGAGCATTGATACAGTGGACCTAGAAAACGAG CCTCAGGACCCAGACAGTGATGATGAGTGGCAAAACCTGCTGGACACCGTTGAGCCTGTGCCCATTCAACTGAAGACCCCTCTCACCCTGCTGTGCAACCCTGACTTCTGCCAGCGCATCCAGAGTCAGCTGCAAGAGGCTGGAGGACAG ATCCTGAAAGGCATCCTAGAGGGTGCTTCCCTCATCCTCCCTGCGCTCCGGGTCCTCAGCAGTCTTCTGTCCAGCTGCAGTGACTATGTTCCCTTGTATTCCTTCTGCCGTGAGGCAGGGTTGCCTGGGCTGCTACTCAGCCTCCTCAAGCACAGCCAGGAGAGCAACAGCATCCAGCAG CAATCTTGGTATGGAGCCTTCTTGCGGGATCTAATGGCTGTGATTCAGGCCTACTTTGCCTGCACCTTTAATCTGGAGAGGAGCCAGACAAATGACAG CCTGCAAGTGTTTCAGGAGGCTGCCAACCTCTTTCTGGACCTGCTGGGGAAACTGCTGGCCCAAGCTGATGACTCTGAGCAGACTTTGCGGAGGGACAGCCTTATG TGTTTTACTGTTCTGTGTGAAGCCATGGACGGGAACAGCCAGGCCAACTCCAAAGCCTTTTACTCCAGCCTGCTGACTACGCAGCGGGCTGTACTGGATGGGCTCCTTCATGGCTTGACAGTTCCACAGCTCCCTTTCCACACGCCTCCAG GAGCCCCTCAAGTGAGCCAGCCACTGCGGGAACAGAATGAGGATTTACCTGGAGCCATTTCCTCTGCCCTGGCAGCCATGTGCACTGCTCCTGTGGGGCTGCCTGGCTGCTGGGAAGCCAAGGAGCAG GTCTCTCGGCATTTGGCATATCAATTGACTGAAGACAGCAACCAGCTGCGGCCATCCATCATCTCAGGCCTGCAGCATCCTATCCTCTGCCTGCACCTTCTCAAG gTTCTCTATTCCTGCTGCTACGTCAGCGAGAGCTTGTGCCGTCTTCTAGGGCAAGAGCCCCTGGCCCTGGAGTCACTGTTGATGTTGGTCCAGGGCAAG GTGAAAGTAGTGGATTGGGAAGAGTCAACTGAAGTGACACTCTACCTCCTCTCCCTTCTTGTCCTTCGACTCCAAGAGCTGCCTTCTGG GATGGAGAAGCTAGGCAGTGAGATTGCAGCTCTCTTTACCCATTCACACGTTGTGTCTCTTGTG AGTGCAGCAGCCTGTCTATTGGGACAGCTTGGTCAGCAAGGGGTGACCTTTGACTTTCAGCCCACGGAATGGATAGCTGCAGCTACACATGCCCTGTCTGCCCCTGCAGAG GTGCGGCTGACTCCACCAGGTGGCTGTGGGTTCTATGATGGCCTCCTCATCCTTCTGCTGCATCTCCTCACCCAG CAGGGGAAGGCTAGCTTGATAAGGGATGTGGCTAGCTCAGAAATGTGGACCATTCTGTGGCACCGCTTCTCCATGGCCCTGAGGCTACCCGAGGAGGTATCTACACAGGAAGAAGAACTGTCCTCATCCAGTCCACAAAGTTCAGAGCCAGACTGGACACTGATCTCACCCCAAG GCATGGCAGCCCTGCTGAGTCTGGCTGTGGTCACCTTCACCCAGGAGCCTCAGTTATGCCTGAGCCACCTGTCCCAGCATGGCAGTATCCTCATGTCCACCCTGAAGCACCTGCTTTCCCCCAGATTCCTACATCTGCTGGGCCAGGC GCCTCATGGGTCTGAGTTTCTCCCGGCTGTGGTACTCTCTGTCTGCCAGCTCCTTTGCTTCCCTTTTGCCCTGGATGTTGATGCTGACCTCCTTGTAGGTATCTTGGCTGACCTCAGGGATTCAGAGGTTGCAGCCCACCTGCTGCAG GTCTGTTGCCATCATCTTCTTTTGCCACAAGTTGAGCTGCCCATCAGCCTCCTCACACACCTGGGACTGACAGATCCCACCTCTCTCAGCCAGTTTGTGAGCACAGTGGCTGCCTCGCCTAGCACCAGCATCTCATTCCTCTCAGTTGCCCTCCTGGGTGACCAGCCACTGCTAACCTCTGACCTTCTCACCCTGCTGGCTCACACAGCCCGAGTACTGTCTCCCAGCCACTTGTCCTTTATCCAGGAGCTCCTGGCTGGCTCCGATGAATCCTATCGGCCCCTCCGCTGCCTCCTGGGCCACCCAGAAAACTGTGTGCGGGCCCGCACTTATGGGCTCCTGGGACACTTGCTCCAACACAGCATGGCCCTGCGTGGGGCACTGCAGAGCCAGCCTGGACTGCTTAACCTCCTGCTGCTGGGGCTTGGCGACAAGGACCCTGCCGTGCGGCGCAGTGCCAGCTTTGCTGTGGGCAATGCAGCCTACCAAGCTGGACCTCTGGGACCTGCCCTGGCAGCTGCAGTGCCCAGTATGACCCAGCTGCTTGAAGATCCTCAGGCTGGTATCCGGCGCAATGCTGCATCAGCCCTGGGAAACTTGGGGCCTGAGGGACTAGGGGAGGAGCTGCTACAGTGCCAAGTACCCCAGCGGCTACTTGAGATGGCATGTGGAGACCCCCAGCCAAATGTGAAGGAGGCCGCCCTCATTGCCCTCCGGAGCCTCAGGCAGGAGCCCTGCATCCATCAG GTGCTGGTGTCCCTGGGTGCCAGTGAGAAATTAGCCCTACTCGCTCTGGGAAACCAGTTACTACCGCACAGTGGCAGCGGTCCCAGGCCTGCCTCTGCCAAACACTGCAGGAAACTCATTTACCTCCTGAGGCCAACCCACAGCATGTGA